A genome region from Musa acuminata AAA Group cultivar baxijiao chromosome BXJ3-5, Cavendish_Baxijiao_AAA, whole genome shotgun sequence includes the following:
- the LOC135638299 gene encoding protein BREVIS RADIX-like, with translation MLACIACSKHDPEDGGDDTAARAPTNPSSKDPVRSLTSQLKDMVLKFSGTHRHCKGGSSSSFGKSKTLHHHQFRDRSSYLDKDVASDAGSQYDFIRAAASSSSTPAWDFSSYSNDNVGQYEEEGSSYGGKWIQQQVEDAVVVEEEGEPKEWMAQVEPGVHITFVSLPGGAGNDLKRIRFSREMFNKWQAQRWWGENYDRIMELYNVQRFSRQAFPTPPRSDDGERESSPPFYTRDSQSSPVNLPPTGKERLSKSTYGPPSTSGRGAYCPPVPDPSQHLLLPQYFYPAAFATAPAAGVKGECSSMDASRTTTSSRASVSISNASDLDVTEWVEQDEPGVRITIRELPDGTRELRRVRFSRERFGEVRAKLWWEENRERIQAQYL, from the exons ATGTTGGCCTGTATCGCCTGTTCCAAGCACGACCCGGAAGATGGCGGGGACGACACCGCCGCGCGTGCGCCCACCAATCCAAGCTCCAAAGACCCCGTCAGAAGCCTCACTTctcag TTGAAGGACATGGTGTTGAAGTTCTCCGGCACGCATCGACATTGCAAAGGTGGTAGTAGCTCTTCGTTCGGAAAGAGCAAGACCCTGCATCATCACCAGTTTCGCGACCGCAGCTCCTACCTTGACAAAGACGTGGCCTCCGACGCTGGCAGCCAGTATGACTTCATCCGGGCGGCAGCCAGCTCGAGCTCGACACCCGCATGGGATTTCTCAAGTTATAGCAATGACAACGTGGGGCAGTACGAGGAAGAGGGCTCCAGTTACGGAGGCAAGTGGATTCAGCAGCAGGTGGAGGACgcagtggtggtggaggaggaaggcGAACCCAAGGAGTGGATGGCGCAAGTGGAGCCGGGCGTCCACATCACGTTCGTGTCCCTCCCAGGCGGCGCTGGAAACGACCTTAAACGCATCCGCTTCAG CCGGGAGATGTTCAACAAGTGGCAGGCGCAGAGGTGGTGGGGGGAGAACTACGATAGAATCATGGAGCTGTACAACGTGCAGCGATTTAGCCGTCAGGCTTTCCCAACTCCGCCCAGATCCGACGACGGCGAG AGGGAGTCATCGCCGCCATTCTACACCAGGGATAGCCAAAGCAGCCCTGTCAACCTGCCGCCAACCGGCAAAGAGCGACTCAGCAAAAGCACGTACGGGCCACCGTCCACCTCCGGGAGAGGGGCCTACTGCCCGCCTGTCCCAGATCCTTCCCAACATCTCCTCCTCCCACAGTACTTCTATCCTGCGGCCTTCGCCACTGCTCCCGCAGCGGGTGTGAAGGGAGAATGCTCCTCCATGGACGCGTCGAGAACCACCACCTCCTCCAGAGCCTCCGTCTCCATCAGCAATGCCAGCGATCTCGACGTGACTGAGTGGGTGGAGCAAGACGAACCCGGCGTGCGCATCACCATCCGTGAGCTGCCAGATGGCACCCGAGAGCTTCGCCGTGTCCGATTCAG CCGAGAACGGTTCGGGGAGGTGCGCGCTAAG